In Nostoc sp. CENA543, a single genomic region encodes these proteins:
- a CDS encoding NAD(P)H-dependent oxidoreductase, translated as MIIIDRALQARATAGNPVKVGMIGAGFMGRGIANQIINSVPGMELVAIFNRSIDQAQRAYQEAGIEEIEVVNSVGELEAAIAQGKYAITEDAKLICQAEGIDAIIEVTGAVEFGAHIVMEAIAHRKHIIMMNAELDGTIGCILKVYADKAGVILSACDGDQPGVEMNLYRFVKSIGLTPLLCGNIKGLQDPYRNPTTQEAFAKRWGQKAHMVTSFADGSKISFEQAIVANATGMKVARRGMLGYDFTGHVDEMTNMYDVDQLKELGGIVDYVVGTKPGPGVFVFATHDDPKQRHYLNLYKLGEGPLYSFYTPYHLCHFEVPLSVARAVLFQDAVMAPLGAPMVDVVATAKIDLKAGETLDGIGYYMTYGQCENSDIVQQQNLLPMGLAEGCRLKRDIPKDQVLTYDDIELPTGRLCDQLRAEQNKYFAPEKVLVTVG; from the coding sequence ATGATTATTATCGATCGCGCTTTGCAAGCTCGTGCTACTGCTGGTAATCCCGTCAAAGTGGGAATGATTGGTGCTGGTTTTATGGGTCGCGGAATTGCTAACCAAATTATCAATTCTGTTCCTGGGATGGAGTTGGTAGCTATTTTCAACCGGAGTATTGACCAAGCCCAACGCGCTTATCAAGAAGCGGGAATTGAAGAGATTGAAGTTGTCAATAGTGTGGGCGAATTAGAAGCGGCGATCGCTCAAGGTAAATATGCCATCACTGAAGATGCTAAACTCATCTGTCAGGCAGAGGGTATTGATGCCATTATCGAAGTGACTGGTGCGGTGGAATTTGGCGCGCATATCGTCATGGAAGCGATCGCCCATCGCAAACATATTATTATGATGAATGCCGAACTTGACGGTACTATCGGCTGTATTCTCAAAGTCTATGCTGATAAGGCTGGTGTGATTCTCTCGGCCTGTGATGGCGACCAACCAGGGGTAGAAATGAATCTCTACCGCTTCGTGAAAAGTATTGGTTTGACTCCTCTATTGTGCGGTAACATCAAAGGTTTGCAAGACCCCTACCGCAACCCCACCACCCAAGAAGCCTTCGCTAAACGCTGGGGACAAAAAGCCCACATGGTCACAAGCTTCGCCGATGGTTCCAAAATATCATTCGAGCAGGCGATCGTTGCTAACGCCACAGGGATGAAAGTAGCTAGACGCGGAATGTTGGGCTATGACTTCACAGGTCACGTAGACGAAATGACCAATATGTACGACGTTGACCAACTTAAAGAACTAGGCGGAATCGTTGATTATGTTGTTGGTACAAAACCCGGCCCTGGCGTATTCGTCTTTGCTACCCACGACGATCCCAAACAACGCCACTATCTCAACCTCTACAAACTCGGTGAAGGCCCTCTCTATAGCTTCTACACCCCTTACCACCTCTGTCATTTTGAAGTTCCCTTATCTGTAGCCCGTGCAGTCTTATTCCAAGATGCAGTCATGGCTCCTTTAGGCGCGCCTATGGTGGACGTAGTGGCCACTGCAAAAATTGACCTAAAGGCCGGAGAAACTTTAGACGGCATCGGCTATTATATGACCTACGGACAATGTGAGAATTCCGATATTGTCCAACAACAAAACCTCCTACCAATGGGTTTAGCAGAAGGGTGTCGCCTCAAACGAGATATTCCCAAAGATCAAGTCCTCACCTACGATGATATAGAACTACCCACAGGCAGACTTTGCGACCAACTCAGAGCCGAACAAAACAAATATTTTGCCCCTGAAAAAGTTCTGGTGACAGTTGGATAG
- the rfbC gene encoding dTDP-4-dehydrorhamnose 3,5-epimerase — MIFTQTELQDAFIIDLEEKPDHRGFFARTFCAQEFINHGLKPAVAQCNLSYNYKKGTLRGMHYQLKPAAETKLIRCIKGAIYDVIIDMRPESPTFLSHIGVELTADNRRALYVPEMFAHGYQALTDDAEVVYQVGEFYTPGYEKGLRYNDPFFNIQWPLEVTVISEKDANWPLLETIPIGSPDPVEAVC; from the coding sequence ATGATTTTCACCCAGACAGAACTCCAAGACGCATTTATTATTGACTTAGAAGAAAAGCCAGATCACAGAGGTTTTTTTGCTCGGACTTTCTGCGCCCAAGAATTTATCAATCACGGTCTAAAACCAGCAGTTGCTCAGTGTAACCTTTCTTATAACTATAAAAAAGGCACATTGCGAGGAATGCACTATCAGCTAAAACCCGCAGCCGAAACTAAATTAATACGCTGTATTAAAGGTGCTATTTATGACGTAATTATTGATATGCGTCCTGAATCACCGACTTTTTTATCACACATTGGTGTGGAATTAACTGCCGATAATCGTCGAGCTTTGTATGTGCCAGAAATGTTTGCTCATGGTTATCAAGCCTTAACTGATGATGCGGAAGTCGTCTATCAAGTTGGTGAATTCTATACACCTGGATACGAAAAAGGTCTGCGTTATAATGACCCATTTTTTAATATTCAATGGCCTTTAGAAGTCACTGTGATTTCTGAAAAAGATGCTAACTGGCCACTATTAGAGACTATCCCCATTGGTAGCCCTGACCCAGTGGAAGCGGTTTGTTAG
- a CDS encoding phytanoyl-CoA dioxygenase, with protein sequence MISSISRKISTLQSEFDYRVRLWQHAKKLPKLAGRDRLIVDTLKTEGVYITNLEELGLTSTAEMLKVAYQQLAQMSATNNQHLSERLPEIYTVTDINQFANWGRETRLLQIIENYLGLPVAFQGVHLRKDLPNANQFGTLLWHKDSEDRKMVKIIIYLNDVEQKHGPFEYVPLHLTSFPAINSYRIDYQLWQSGYLGINDDQLDKIIPKSAWKSCPGAAGTVVIADPRTALHHGTIRTEERSALFFVYTANPPKRPELCHQYWDDTFARPNVDKIPV encoded by the coding sequence ATGATTTCATCCATTAGTCGGAAGATTTCTACTCTACAATCTGAGTTTGATTATAGAGTGAGACTTTGGCAACACGCCAAAAAATTACCCAAATTGGCAGGACGCGATCGCCTAATTGTTGATACTCTCAAAACAGAGGGTGTTTATATCACTAACTTAGAGGAGTTAGGTTTAACTTCCACAGCCGAAATGCTAAAAGTGGCTTATCAGCAATTAGCACAAATGTCCGCAACTAACAATCAACATTTATCTGAAAGATTACCCGAAATTTACACAGTTACAGACATAAATCAATTTGCCAATTGGGGTAGAGAAACACGATTATTACAGATAATCGAAAACTATTTAGGTCTTCCTGTTGCTTTTCAAGGTGTCCATTTACGCAAAGATTTACCCAACGCGAATCAATTCGGTACATTATTATGGCATAAAGATTCTGAAGACCGCAAAATGGTAAAAATCATCATTTACTTAAATGATGTCGAACAAAAACATGGGCCTTTTGAGTACGTACCCTTACATTTAACCTCTTTCCCTGCCATTAATTCCTATCGCATTGATTACCAACTTTGGCAATCTGGATATTTAGGTATCAATGATGACCAACTCGACAAAATTATCCCTAAATCCGCTTGGAAATCTTGTCCAGGTGCAGCAGGTACAGTTGTAATTGCTGACCCTAGAACAGCATTACACCACGGTACCATTCGCACAGAAGAACGTTCCGCCTTATTTTTTGTTTACACAGCAAATCCACCCAAAAGACCAGAATTGTGTCACCAATATTGGGATGATACTTTTGCTAGACCCAATGTAGATAAAATTCCTGTTTAG
- a CDS encoding glycosyltransferase family 2 protein, with product MSKLLTIAIPTYNRAELLDKQLTWLARAIKGFESDCEILVSDNCSTDHTQEIIKKWQNQLHNIAFKSHKHPENLGVMRNIMYCLNSAETQYVWAIGDDDPIQERAIAYVINKIKQQQNLSLLFLNFSGRNKITGLPVYPPTIIGNRWFDADCEDGCRDGKEVFEHCFAKSVGAVIFLTASIYRTDLVKRALQHWPDAAENWISLAYLAGYCAAHGDVIVTKENYLECVVGVSYWQKEPKAALLMQYKHIPEVILKLQECGYSKQFCRQMLLRNSKEVDVKVFLGALRRWPVSAIKTVVPFVALVGLSVFDVMAFKEMRFAETHEPSIQEVRTSTNSRRSPAKSTTKIKS from the coding sequence ATGAGCAAATTATTAACTATTGCCATTCCTACTTATAATCGAGCTGAGTTACTTGATAAACAATTAACCTGGCTGGCTAGAGCGATTAAAGGGTTTGAATCGGATTGTGAAATTTTAGTTTCTGATAATTGTTCTACTGATCATACCCAAGAAATCATTAAAAAGTGGCAAAATCAGTTACATAATATTGCCTTTAAGTCTCATAAACATCCAGAGAATTTAGGCGTAATGCGAAATATTATGTATTGCCTAAATTCCGCAGAAACTCAATATGTTTGGGCAATCGGCGATGATGACCCAATTCAAGAAAGAGCCATTGCTTATGTGATTAATAAAATCAAACAACAGCAGAATTTATCATTATTATTTCTCAACTTTTCTGGACGGAATAAAATCACTGGTTTACCAGTCTACCCACCTACTATCATCGGTAATCGTTGGTTTGATGCTGACTGTGAAGATGGTTGTCGAGATGGTAAAGAAGTTTTTGAACATTGCTTTGCCAAAAGTGTTGGTGCAGTAATTTTCTTGACTGCTAGTATTTATCGTACTGATTTAGTCAAACGTGCTTTACAACATTGGCCAGATGCGGCAGAAAACTGGATATCTTTAGCCTATTTAGCAGGTTATTGTGCTGCTCATGGTGATGTGATTGTCACTAAAGAAAATTATTTAGAATGTGTTGTGGGTGTTAGTTATTGGCAAAAAGAACCCAAAGCTGCACTATTAATGCAGTACAAACATATACCTGAAGTAATTTTAAAACTGCAAGAATGTGGCTATTCTAAACAGTTTTGTCGGCAAATGCTTTTACGCAACTCTAAAGAAGTAGATGTGAAAGTATTTTTAGGCGCGTTAAGAAGATGGCCTGTATCTGCTATCAAAACAGTTGTTCCCTTTGTCGCTTTAGTTGGTTTATCAGTTTTTGATGTGATGGCTTTTAAAGAAATGAGGTTTGCAGAAACCCATGAACCATCTATTCAAGAAGTACGCACTAGTACAAACAGTAGACGCTCTCCAGCTAAATCAACCACAAAAATCAAGAGCTAG
- a CDS encoding NAD(P)-dependent oxidoreductase translates to MKILVTGTEGYLGCLLPPLLTARGHEVIGVDTGFYKVGWLYNGTPITAKTLNKDIRHINPEDLEGVEAIVHMAELSNDPTGQLAPNITYDINHLGSVRLANLAKTMGIRRFVYMSSCSVYGVATEGDVTEESPVNPQTAYAECKTLVERDVTLLADDDFSPTFMRNATAFGASPRMRFDIVLNNLAGLAWTTKEIKMTSDGTPWRPLVHALDICKAIVCALEAPRDIIHNQIFNVGDTANNYRVKEIAEIIADTFPGCKLSFGDNGADNRSYRVSFDKINSILPGFKCDWDAQKGARQLFDLFSQIDMTEDTFLFRGFTRLKQLEYLIRTEQINQDFFWNLK, encoded by the coding sequence ATGAAAATTTTAGTAACTGGAACTGAAGGTTATTTAGGTTGTTTATTACCTCCTTTATTAACTGCACGCGGACATGAAGTCATTGGGGTAGACACTGGTTTCTATAAAGTTGGTTGGCTATACAACGGTACTCCAATCACAGCTAAAACCCTCAACAAAGATATTCGTCACATCAACCCCGAAGATTTAGAAGGTGTAGAAGCAATCGTCCACATGGCGGAGTTATCCAACGACCCCACCGGACAACTAGCACCCAATATTACCTACGACATCAATCATTTAGGTTCTGTACGTTTAGCGAATCTGGCGAAAACAATGGGTATTCGTCGCTTCGTCTATATGTCTTCTTGTAGTGTTTATGGCGTAGCCACAGAAGGGGATGTCACGGAAGAATCTCCCGTTAACCCCCAAACAGCCTACGCAGAGTGCAAAACTCTGGTGGAAAGAGATGTCACACTCCTAGCTGATGATGATTTCTCTCCCACCTTCATGCGAAACGCCACAGCCTTTGGTGCTTCCCCTAGAATGCGCTTTGACATCGTATTGAACAACTTAGCCGGCTTGGCTTGGACTACCAAAGAAATTAAAATGACCAGCGATGGTACACCTTGGCGGCCATTAGTCCACGCTTTGGATATTTGCAAAGCCATAGTTTGCGCGCTAGAAGCACCCCGCGACATTATTCACAACCAAATCTTTAACGTTGGTGACACAGCTAATAACTACCGCGTTAAAGAAATCGCTGAAATTATCGCCGATACCTTCCCTGGTTGTAAATTATCTTTTGGTGATAACGGCGCAGATAACCGCAGTTACCGCGTATCTTTTGATAAGATTAACAGCATTTTGCCTGGTTTTAAGTGTGATTGGGATGCTCAAAAAGGTGCTAGACAATTGTTTGATTTGTTTAGTCAAATCGATATGACTGAAGACACCTTTTTGTTTAGAGGATTCACCCGCTTGAAGCAACTAGAATATTTAATTCGGACTGAACAAATTAACCAGGATTTTTTCTGGAATCTCAAGTAA